Proteins encoded together in one Rhizobium bangladeshense window:
- a CDS encoding RNA polymerase sigma factor: MSVARTTFPAYSRMRTESPVCQAVPSKAGSAEAAIASEADIRSGLTENLARLWRYGLVLSHQRDVADDLVQATCLRALERADQFLPGTRLDRWLFSILHSIWLNEIRSRRVRQGQGFVDAGEALSFDGAQNTEMHVMAGQVLKQVNALPEAQRTVVFLAYVEGLSYREVAGILDIPIGTVMSRLAAARAKLSGAGPEGGRR; encoded by the coding sequence ATGTCGGTCGCGCGCACCACATTTCCTGCCTATAGTCGCATGAGAACGGAATCGCCGGTCTGTCAGGCGGTTCCAAGCAAGGCAGGATCGGCGGAGGCGGCTATCGCGAGCGAAGCGGATATCAGGAGCGGCCTGACGGAAAACCTGGCCAGGCTCTGGCGTTATGGCCTCGTTCTCTCGCATCAGCGCGATGTCGCCGACGACCTGGTGCAGGCGACCTGCCTGCGCGCGCTGGAGCGCGCCGATCAGTTCCTCCCCGGCACACGGCTCGACCGCTGGCTGTTTTCGATCCTGCATTCGATCTGGCTGAACGAGATCCGCTCGCGCCGGGTGCGGCAGGGCCAGGGTTTCGTCGATGCCGGGGAGGCGCTGAGCTTCGACGGCGCGCAAAATACTGAAATGCATGTGATGGCGGGGCAGGTGCTGAAGCAGGTAAATGCGTTGCCCGAGGCGCAGCGGACGGTGGTTTTCCTCGCCTATGTGGAAGGACTTTCCTATCGCGAGGTTGCAGGCATATTGGATATTCCGATCGGAACCGTGATGAGCCGGCTGGCGGCCGCCCGCGCCAAGCTCTCCGGTGCCGGACCAGAAGGGGGACGGCGATGA
- a CDS encoding anti-sigma factor family protein, whose protein sequence is MSTKHTIPSDEDLTAFIDGELPAEEAARIEAIVKDDERVAERLEFLTRASLPFEQAFAPLLSEAPRQKLEAMLAAIPAREGAKTGFAPAVTRRRFLGALAASLVAGIAIDRAAIGIGRRLFPKDENSEWRAVVADYISLYTAETLAGPVPGRQNQAAQLASLDEKLDLSLSPEAVALPGIDFKRALLLQYDGKALAQIAYLDPETGPMALCIVRSDTGPKAPDLENRKGMNVVYWSNATHAFMLIGHAAADRMTAIADAVRGRVAV, encoded by the coding sequence ATGAGCACGAAACACACCATTCCCTCCGACGAGGACCTCACGGCCTTCATCGACGGCGAGCTGCCGGCGGAAGAGGCCGCCCGCATCGAGGCCATCGTGAAGGACGACGAACGCGTCGCCGAAAGGCTGGAATTCCTGACGCGCGCCAGCCTGCCGTTCGAGCAGGCTTTTGCCCCACTCCTCTCGGAGGCCCCGCGCCAGAAACTGGAGGCGATGCTGGCCGCCATTCCTGCGCGTGAGGGCGCAAAAACCGGCTTTGCGCCTGCTGTTACCCGCCGCCGCTTCCTCGGCGCGCTCGCCGCTTCGCTTGTCGCCGGCATCGCCATCGACCGCGCCGCCATCGGCATCGGCAGGCGCTTGTTCCCAAAGGACGAAAACAGCGAATGGCGCGCCGTGGTCGCCGATTATATTTCGCTTTATACGGCCGAAACGCTCGCCGGCCCCGTTCCCGGCAGGCAGAACCAGGCCGCCCAGCTCGCCAGTCTGGACGAGAAGCTCGATCTATCGCTCTCCCCCGAAGCTGTCGCGCTGCCGGGAATCGATTTCAAGCGCGCCCTGCTGCTGCAATATGACGGCAAGGCGCTCGCCCAGATCGCCTATCTCGACCCCGAGACCGGCCCGATGGCGCTCTGCATCGTTAGATCTGACACCGGGCCGAAGGCACCCGACCTCGAAAACCGCAAAGGTATGAATGTCGTCTACTGGTCGAATGCGACGCATGCCTTCATGCTGATCGGGCATGCTGCGGCGGACCGAATGACGGCGATTGCGGATGCAGTGCGGGGGAGGGTGGCGGTGTGA
- a CDS encoding glycosyltransferase family 2 protein, producing MAADTANPSAPRISLITVCWNVEQTIADTLRSIDTQTYRNFEHIIVDGGSQDSTLAIIASAPAENRRVLSGPDGGIYEAMNKGIGLATGDIIGFLNADDVFESSDSLGTVAAALEDEAYDGCYGDLVYVSNRHVDREIRYWKSRAFKSGLFARGWCPPHPTFYVRRNIYDRFGRFDLRYRLAADVELMMRFLEVARIRTTYIPRVLVRMRLGGATNKNVQNISRQNKEVLRALADNGLKVSTSMFWAFKIVNRLGQFLMRNRSRH from the coding sequence ATGGCTGCAGATACCGCCAATCCAAGCGCCCCCCGGATAAGCCTCATTACCGTTTGCTGGAATGTCGAGCAGACCATTGCCGATACCTTACGGTCCATCGACACTCAAACCTACCGCAATTTCGAACACATCATCGTCGACGGCGGCTCGCAGGATTCTACCCTCGCCATCATTGCTTCGGCGCCGGCGGAGAACCGCCGTGTGCTTTCGGGACCGGACGGAGGTATCTATGAGGCAATGAACAAAGGAATTGGTCTAGCGACGGGTGATATTATCGGATTCCTGAATGCCGACGATGTTTTCGAGAGCAGCGACTCCCTCGGAACCGTCGCGGCTGCGCTGGAAGATGAAGCATATGACGGCTGCTACGGTGACCTCGTCTATGTTTCCAACCGGCACGTGGATCGCGAGATCCGATACTGGAAATCCCGAGCCTTCAAATCCGGTCTCTTCGCACGCGGCTGGTGCCCGCCACACCCAACATTCTATGTTCGGCGCAACATCTATGACCGGTTCGGGCGGTTTGATCTGCGTTACCGGCTTGCGGCCGACGTCGAGCTGATGATGCGATTTTTGGAAGTCGCGCGGATCAGAACAACCTATATCCCGCGAGTCTTGGTCAGAATGCGCTTGGGGGGCGCCACGAACAAGAACGTTCAAAATATATCGCGTCAGAACAAGGAGGTGCTGCGCGCCCTTGCCGACAACGGCCTGAAGGTCTCAACATCGATGTTCTGGGCCTTTAAGATTGTGAACCGGCTGGGCCAGTTCCTGATGCGCAATCGATCGCGGCACTAA
- the rfbA gene encoding glucose-1-phosphate thymidylyltransferase RfbA, with protein sequence MSSKKKLRKGILLAGGSGTRLHPATLAISKQLLPVFDKPMIYYPLSTLMLAGIRDILIISTPQDTPRFEQLLGDGAQWGLNLQYAVQAAPEGIPQAFLIGREFIGQEATALVLGDNIFYGNLLTQDLSAASERLDEATIFAYKVHDPERYGVVEFDGEGKVLTLEEKPSRPRSSYAVTGLYFYDNDVVDIAADLKPSLRGETEITDINRHYLSTGRLNVAVLGRGHAWLDTGTHDSLLEASQFIATIERRQGLKIACPEEIAFHLKYIDAEQLLRLAAPLEKSSYGRYLISLVREPAPHFPPG encoded by the coding sequence TTGTCTTCGAAGAAAAAGCTGCGCAAGGGCATATTGCTCGCGGGGGGCTCAGGCACTCGGCTGCATCCGGCGACCCTTGCCATCTCGAAGCAACTTCTTCCGGTTTTTGACAAACCGATGATCTATTATCCCCTGTCGACGCTCATGCTCGCGGGAATCCGGGATATCTTGATTATCTCCACACCGCAGGACACACCGCGTTTTGAACAGCTGCTGGGTGACGGCGCCCAATGGGGATTGAACCTTCAGTATGCCGTGCAGGCTGCGCCCGAAGGCATTCCCCAGGCATTCTTGATCGGCAGGGAATTCATCGGGCAAGAGGCAACCGCCCTCGTGCTCGGAGACAATATCTTTTACGGCAACCTGCTGACACAGGATTTATCCGCGGCTTCCGAGAGATTGGATGAAGCGACGATCTTCGCGTATAAAGTCCACGATCCCGAACGGTATGGCGTGGTGGAATTTGACGGGGAGGGCAAAGTCCTAACCTTGGAGGAAAAGCCATCCAGGCCCCGCTCTTCTTACGCTGTCACGGGTTTATATTTCTACGACAATGACGTGGTTGACATTGCTGCCGATTTGAAACCCTCGCTGCGTGGTGAAACCGAGATTACCGACATCAATCGGCATTATTTGTCGACCGGCAGGCTGAACGTTGCCGTCCTGGGGAGAGGGCATGCCTGGCTTGATACGGGCACGCACGATTCACTCCTTGAAGCGAGTCAGTTCATTGCCACCATCGAGCGGCGCCAGGGGCTGAAGATTGCCTGCCCCGAGGAAATCGCCTTTCATTTGAAATACATAGATGCCGAGCAATTGCTAAGGCTGGCGGCTCCGCTTGAAAAGAGCTCTTACGGACGATACCTCATCAGCCTGGTGAGGGAGCCAGCTCCGCATTTCCCGCCTGGCTGA
- a CDS encoding sugar 3,4-ketoisomerase: protein MSAFTLLTLKTMSDARGALTVMDGILPFPVVRSFWIYGADGYTRGGHRHHKTRQALVAISGSVVVLMDDGKAREEITLSSPDQCLLVEPRDWHEMTFGPGSILLVFASRGYDKDDYIDTPYERL from the coding sequence TTGTCTGCTTTCACCCTGCTTACGTTGAAGACGATGTCCGACGCACGAGGCGCGTTGACCGTCATGGACGGAATACTACCATTTCCGGTCGTCCGTAGCTTCTGGATCTATGGTGCCGACGGATATACACGCGGCGGTCATCGTCATCACAAGACTCGGCAGGCTTTGGTGGCGATTTCGGGAAGCGTGGTGGTTTTGATGGACGATGGAAAAGCGAGGGAAGAGATCACCTTGTCGTCACCGGACCAGTGCCTGCTTGTCGAGCCAAGGGACTGGCACGAAATGACCTTCGGTCCCGGTTCAATCCTGCTCGTTTTTGCCTCTCGCGGATATGATAAGGATGATTACATCGACACTCCCTATGAACGGCTCTGA
- a CDS encoding DegT/DnrJ/EryC1/StrS family aminotransferase — protein MIEYESLAQANRALMEELEAVASHVIRSGWYVLGNEVSSFEAEFAAFAESKHCISVANGLDALILSIEALDLPKGSEIMVASNTYIATILAILRAGHKPILVEPERETFNIDPERLPAALTSNTRGICVTHLFGKACRMTEIATFASEHGLKVIEDCAQSHGARYDGRLTGTFGIAGCFSFYPTKNLGALGDAGAIVTDDDAFADRLRHMRNYGSKKKYENAYIGVNSRLDEMQAAFLRVKLRHLDQVTEHKRALADIYFANLPKWLAQPLRRSAEFDVFHIFAIRHPARDELRQWLLDNGVKTEIHYPIAPHRQKAMQGILSGDYPIADELHATELSLPISAGHRKDEIERVCSLLAALPEKLKLAA, from the coding sequence ATGATTGAGTATGAAAGTCTTGCGCAGGCCAACCGCGCGCTGATGGAAGAGTTGGAGGCGGTTGCTTCCCATGTCATTCGTTCCGGGTGGTACGTACTTGGCAACGAGGTTTCCTCTTTCGAAGCTGAATTCGCCGCCTTCGCGGAAAGCAAACATTGCATCAGCGTGGCCAATGGTCTGGACGCATTGATACTGTCGATCGAAGCGCTCGATCTGCCGAAAGGCAGCGAGATTATGGTTGCTTCCAACACCTATATAGCCACTATTCTGGCAATTCTTCGCGCGGGCCACAAACCCATCCTGGTGGAGCCCGAGCGCGAAACCTTCAATATCGATCCGGAACGGCTTCCTGCGGCGCTGACATCGAACACGCGCGGAATATGCGTGACGCATCTTTTCGGCAAAGCATGCCGGATGACTGAGATCGCCACGTTTGCAAGCGAGCATGGTCTCAAAGTGATCGAGGATTGCGCGCAGTCTCACGGCGCGCGCTATGACGGCAGGCTGACGGGCACCTTCGGAATTGCCGGTTGCTTCAGCTTCTATCCTACGAAGAATCTGGGCGCCTTGGGAGATGCCGGTGCGATCGTCACGGATGACGATGCGTTTGCCGATCGCTTGAGACATATGCGCAATTACGGCTCGAAGAAAAAATATGAGAACGCCTATATCGGAGTAAATTCCAGGCTTGATGAGATGCAGGCGGCATTCCTGCGTGTTAAACTCCGTCACCTCGATCAGGTGACTGAGCACAAGCGGGCACTGGCCGATATCTATTTTGCCAATCTGCCCAAATGGCTTGCGCAGCCGCTTCGCCGATCTGCCGAGTTTGACGTGTTTCATATCTTCGCGATACGTCACCCGGCCCGCGACGAATTGCGTCAGTGGCTGCTCGATAACGGCGTCAAGACCGAGATTCATTATCCGATCGCGCCGCACAGGCAGAAGGCAATGCAAGGCATTCTTTCCGGCGATTATCCCATTGCCGATGAGCTGCATGCCACCGAACTGAGCCTGCCTATTTCGGCCGGGCATAGAAAGGATGAGATCGAGCGCGTCTGCAGCCTTCTTGCTGCGCTCCCGGAAAAGCTGAAGTTGGCGGCATGA
- a CDS encoding ABC transporter permease: MTEQMKGPASARENDDWDIVIKPSKGNAPDLGLVWRYRDLVWMFFKRDFTTFYKQTVLGPVWYIIQPSLTAMTYYVVFGKIANLSTDGLPPFLFYMSGTIIWSYFAACLTNNSEVFSKNANLFGKVYFPRLVVPLSVAMSGLVAFAIQFLLLLTVAAGMKIADPDLALSYWFLLMTPLVLLYTAVLGVGAGLVVSALTVRFRDLVYAVGFMTQLWMYATPIVYPFSQIPERYHWFYYINPMTAPVQAFRWALFDVSALPVGLLLANLGVTVAITICGLALFSRAEANAMDTV, encoded by the coding sequence ATGACAGAGCAGATGAAAGGACCGGCCTCGGCACGTGAGAATGACGATTGGGATATCGTTATCAAGCCTTCGAAGGGCAACGCGCCGGATCTTGGGCTGGTCTGGCGATATCGTGATCTCGTCTGGATGTTCTTCAAGCGCGACTTCACGACATTTTACAAACAGACGGTGTTGGGGCCGGTTTGGTACATCATCCAGCCGTCGCTGACGGCCATGACCTATTATGTTGTGTTCGGGAAAATTGCTAACCTTTCCACGGACGGCCTTCCGCCTTTCTTGTTTTACATGTCGGGCACCATAATCTGGAGTTATTTTGCTGCCTGCCTGACCAATAATTCCGAAGTTTTCTCAAAAAATGCCAATTTGTTTGGGAAAGTTTATTTTCCCCGACTTGTGGTGCCGCTCTCCGTTGCTATGAGCGGCCTTGTCGCATTTGCTATCCAGTTCCTGCTCTTGCTGACGGTCGCGGCTGGGATGAAAATCGCAGACCCGGATCTGGCATTGAGCTACTGGTTCCTGCTTATGACACCGCTGGTATTGCTCTATACGGCAGTGCTTGGCGTTGGTGCTGGCCTTGTTGTTTCCGCTCTTACGGTCCGGTTTCGCGATCTCGTTTATGCGGTCGGGTTCATGACGCAACTGTGGATGTACGCTACCCCGATCGTCTATCCATTCAGCCAGATCCCGGAACGCTATCATTGGTTCTATTACATCAACCCGATGACGGCACCGGTTCAGGCCTTCCGCTGGGCGCTATTTGACGTTTCTGCTTTGCCTGTCGGTCTCCTTCTTGCCAACCTTGGGGTGACCGTTGCGATCACCATATGCGGGCTGGCACTTTTCTCGCGCGCGGAAGCCAACGCGATGGATACCGTCTGA
- a CDS encoding ABC transporter ATP-binding protein: MNDIVIRAEHVSKLYRLGVINHGTLYRDLQSWWARWRNLPDPNVSVSDFASDRGRPSRLKGDIFYALDDVSFEIGHGEIVGIIGRNGAGKSTLLKVMSRITMPNAGFIGIRGRIASLLEVGTGFHPELTGRENVYLNGAILGMSRAEVRSKFDEIVEFAEIGEFIDTPVKRYSSGMYVRLAFSVAAHLEPEILLIDEVLAVGDVNFQNKCMGRMQEVTKAGRTIIFVSHNMTAISSICPKSILMADGKVAAMGDTADVIKAYLDRPEFGGTAIYSVNPEDVDGKAVICRVAVLNEKDEVSGTVELSKGFSVEVEYELREPLSGLSVGMQIMMEDGYTPLVSLSDPELDVGRLDARPAGYYRARVKFPGCLLNTGTFYVRLGISSRFSIYSVAEGIRFDVEDNVGIIQMLGQQRKPSISAIQLPWEVEKVFLRDSEGVLK, translated from the coding sequence ATGAACGATATCGTTATTCGAGCTGAGCATGTCAGCAAGCTATATCGTCTTGGCGTGATCAATCACGGCACCCTCTATCGCGACCTTCAGAGCTGGTGGGCGAGGTGGCGCAACCTTCCGGACCCGAACGTGTCGGTCTCCGACTTTGCGTCTGATCGCGGCAGACCATCGCGCCTGAAGGGTGACATCTTCTATGCGCTTGATGATGTCTCCTTCGAGATCGGACACGGCGAGATCGTCGGCATTATCGGCAGGAACGGAGCCGGGAAATCGACGCTCCTGAAGGTCATGTCACGCATCACCATGCCCAATGCGGGCTTCATCGGTATACGCGGCAGAATTGCCAGCTTGCTTGAGGTTGGTACCGGATTTCATCCGGAGCTAACCGGTCGAGAAAACGTCTATCTCAACGGCGCCATCCTCGGCATGAGCCGTGCCGAGGTCAGATCCAAATTCGATGAGATCGTCGAGTTTGCTGAGATCGGCGAGTTCATTGACACCCCGGTGAAGCGATATTCATCCGGAATGTACGTGCGCCTGGCTTTCTCCGTTGCGGCGCATCTCGAGCCGGAAATTCTTTTGATTGATGAGGTATTGGCTGTCGGCGACGTCAACTTCCAGAATAAATGCATGGGACGCATGCAGGAAGTCACGAAGGCTGGTCGAACGATTATCTTTGTCAGCCACAATATGACTGCGATCAGCAGCATCTGCCCGAAATCGATCCTGATGGCCGACGGCAAAGTCGCTGCGATGGGCGATACCGCAGATGTGATAAAGGCCTACCTCGACCGCCCGGAATTCGGCGGCACGGCAATTTACTCGGTCAATCCCGAGGACGTCGATGGAAAGGCGGTCATTTGCCGTGTTGCGGTACTGAACGAGAAGGACGAGGTTTCGGGAACGGTGGAACTGTCTAAGGGCTTCTCCGTCGAGGTCGAATACGAATTGAGGGAGCCGCTTTCCGGCCTCTCGGTCGGAATGCAGATCATGATGGAGGACGGCTATACTCCCCTCGTCAGCCTTTCCGATCCCGAACTCGATGTGGGGCGCCTCGACGCCCGGCCAGCCGGCTATTATCGAGCCCGCGTCAAATTTCCCGGATGCCTTCTCAACACGGGCACGTTCTACGTGCGGCTGGGGATATCGAGCCGGTTCTCGATATATTCCGTCGCCGAGGGTATTCGGTTTGACGTAGAGGACAATGTGGGAATCATCCAGATGCTGGGTCAGCAACGGAAGCCGTCGATTTCGGCGATACAGTTACCTTGGGAGGTTGAGAAGGTCTTCCTGCGCGATTCTGAGGGTGTTTTGAAATGA
- a CDS encoding NAD-dependent 4,6-dehydratase LegB produces the protein MKKALVTGADGFIGSHLVETLVRSGVEVRALCQYNSFSSWGWLDQSEHRGQFEVILGDVRDPAQMRAVAKGVDTVFHLAALIAIPYSYQAPSSYIDTNVHGTLNVLQGALDAGVGRVIQTSTSEVYGTARFVPISESHPLQAQSPYSASKIGADAIAYSYHSSFDLPVTIARPFNTFGPRQSARAVIPTVISQLLSGRTTLKLGALSPTRDFNFVQDTCDGFLALAASDEAVGQTVNIGSGSEISIGETVQLIADLIGVNVEVECDEQRLRPTNSEVERLCCDNSLIKSLTGFSPRYSLEDGLEATIEWLRQPHNLARYKADIFNV, from the coding sequence ATGAAGAAAGCGCTTGTCACCGGAGCAGACGGGTTCATCGGCTCTCATCTTGTCGAGACGCTAGTCAGGTCGGGCGTCGAAGTTCGCGCCCTCTGCCAGTACAATTCGTTTTCCAGCTGGGGTTGGCTGGACCAATCCGAACATCGTGGCCAGTTCGAAGTAATCCTCGGAGACGTCCGTGATCCCGCGCAAATGCGCGCCGTCGCTAAAGGCGTGGATACGGTTTTCCATCTCGCCGCTCTGATTGCGATTCCCTATTCCTATCAGGCACCCTCAAGCTACATCGATACGAATGTGCATGGGACGTTGAATGTTCTTCAAGGGGCTCTCGACGCTGGTGTAGGAAGGGTGATCCAGACTTCGACGAGCGAAGTTTATGGCACGGCGCGTTTCGTCCCGATCAGCGAAAGCCATCCCCTACAGGCGCAATCTCCCTATTCGGCGTCCAAGATCGGCGCCGATGCGATCGCCTACAGCTACCATTCGAGCTTTGACCTGCCCGTGACGATTGCAAGGCCTTTCAACACGTTCGGCCCGAGACAATCTGCAAGGGCGGTTATTCCGACAGTCATTTCACAGCTTCTGAGCGGGCGGACGACGCTGAAGCTTGGCGCGCTTTCGCCCACCCGCGACTTCAATTTCGTGCAGGATACATGCGACGGCTTCCTGGCTCTTGCGGCCAGTGACGAAGCCGTCGGCCAGACGGTCAACATCGGCTCCGGCAGCGAGATCTCGATCGGCGAGACCGTTCAGTTGATCGCCGACCTCATCGGCGTCAATGTGGAGGTCGAATGCGACGAACAGCGCTTGCGCCCCACAAACAGCGAAGTGGAGCGCCTGTGCTGCGACAACAGCCTGATCAAGTCCCTGACAGGATTTTCCCCTCGCTACAGCTTGGAGGACGGGCTCGAGGCAACGATCGAATGGCTGCGTCAGCCGCACAATCTGGCGCGGTATAAGGCGGATATTTTCAATGTCTAG
- a CDS encoding nucleotidyltransferase family protein, which produces MSRRAVILAGGMGTRLRPYTVVLPKPLMPIGDYPILEVIIRQLISGGFQHITLAVNHQAELIKAFFQDGDKWGVRIDYSLEDEPLGTMGPLRLIKDLPENFLVMNGDILTDLNYADFHDAHVRDGNIFTISSKTRQHRIDYGVLDTNEAGRLTGFREKPTAEYKVSMGVYMVSSRAVEHIPHRGAYGFDQLMLDLLAAGKPATVRDFPGYWLDIGRPDDYAQAIEQFENMQSRFLNG; this is translated from the coding sequence ATGTCTAGACGTGCAGTCATTCTGGCGGGAGGGATGGGAACGCGGTTGCGGCCCTATACTGTCGTCCTACCAAAGCCTCTGATGCCGATCGGTGATTATCCTATTCTCGAGGTCATCATTCGTCAGCTGATATCAGGCGGGTTTCAGCACATTACCCTTGCCGTCAACCACCAGGCGGAACTGATCAAGGCGTTTTTCCAGGATGGCGACAAGTGGGGCGTACGCATCGACTATTCGCTTGAGGACGAGCCGCTTGGCACGATGGGGCCGCTGCGGTTGATCAAGGATCTGCCGGAGAATTTCCTCGTGATGAACGGAGACATTCTGACGGACCTAAACTACGCCGATTTTCATGATGCTCATGTCCGTGACGGCAATATCTTTACGATTTCGTCCAAGACACGGCAGCATCGCATAGACTACGGCGTTCTTGATACAAACGAGGCGGGACGTCTGACCGGCTTCCGGGAGAAGCCGACCGCTGAATATAAAGTCAGCATGGGCGTCTATATGGTGTCTTCGCGGGCGGTCGAGCACATTCCGCATCGGGGTGCCTATGGCTTTGACCAGCTGATGCTTGATCTCCTCGCGGCCGGAAAGCCGGCCACCGTTCGCGATTTTCCCGGCTATTGGCTCGATATCGGACGCCCGGACGATTATGCACAGGCGATCGAGCAGTTCGAAAACATGCAGTCCAGGTTCTTGAATGGTTGA
- a CDS encoding NAD-dependent epimerase/dehydratase family protein: MVDAIVTGAGGFLGRRLVERLEQARIDVLALDRTHGDISEEGTWQELPPARTLFHLAGRTFVPDSWTQGPSFTAANVLGTQHALNWCKRNKAKLIFSSAYVYGVPERLPIHETAPVRPSNPYALSKHLAEQLCEFAATHEQIPVVVLRLFNIYGVGQRPEFLIPTLLNQVRTKQEIQVMDLSPRRDYVFVDDVLSAFAKAMNVSEGYHCINIGSGMSYSVQEIIDILQEAAGTDLPVVSSCAVRRNEIPDVRADITRARAVLGWRPEWDLPAGIRELMKES, encoded by the coding sequence ATGGTTGATGCCATCGTCACCGGTGCTGGCGGCTTCCTCGGGAGACGTCTGGTAGAGCGGCTTGAACAGGCCCGCATTGATGTGCTGGCGCTGGACCGGACTCATGGCGACATAAGTGAGGAGGGGACGTGGCAGGAACTTCCCCCGGCGCGTACGCTGTTTCATCTAGCCGGCAGGACATTTGTTCCCGACAGCTGGACGCAAGGCCCGAGCTTCACGGCTGCCAACGTTCTCGGGACGCAGCATGCTTTGAACTGGTGCAAACGGAACAAGGCCAAGCTTATATTCTCAAGCGCCTATGTCTACGGAGTGCCGGAGCGGCTGCCGATCCACGAGACTGCTCCGGTCAGACCCAGCAATCCCTACGCTCTTTCCAAACATCTTGCCGAACAACTCTGTGAGTTCGCCGCCACACACGAGCAGATACCAGTGGTGGTATTGCGCCTTTTCAATATATATGGGGTTGGGCAGCGCCCGGAATTTCTGATACCGACGCTTCTGAACCAGGTAAGAACCAAGCAGGAAATACAGGTCATGGACCTCAGTCCGCGGCGGGATTATGTCTTCGTTGACGATGTCCTGAGCGCCTTCGCAAAAGCCATGAACGTGTCTGAAGGCTATCATTGCATTAACATCGGCTCCGGCATGTCTTATTCGGTGCAGGAAATCATCGATATCTTGCAGGAAGCTGCCGGCACTGATCTACCTGTAGTGTCGTCTTGCGCTGTTCGGCGGAATGAAATACCTGACGTGCGGGCCGACATTACGCGGGCTCGCGCCGTTCTCGGATGGCGGCCGGAATGGGATCTGCCGGCCGGGATCCGCGAGCTGATGAAGGAGTCGTAA
- a CDS encoding radical SAM/SPASM domain-containing protein — protein sequence MNERYVPINKGNYSMDTDEREAAFDRYRGEGWEAEYADYRRKWSEYALNQQVSDYPLLVDLELASICNLRCPMCYTISDEFKKHVNTTRMDWDLYCRIIDEIGGKVPAIRLSLRGEATLHKRFADCVRYAKDHGIKEVSTLTHGFKLNRDYFAQLVDAGIDWITVSIDGTGETYERIRKPIKFEALLDKIKDIKKYKEERGLHRPVIKVQGIWPAIRENPDLYYETFAPHVDLVAFNPLIDYLGNDSDIAYLDNFTCPQQYQRLVIGADGLVMKCSNDEENREVIGDANTETVHQIWHGEKMNAVRALHKEPQGFLKSEVCRRCYLPRQTNDETAEICGRQVIVRNYVDRSQEIGQ from the coding sequence TTGAACGAACGTTACGTTCCGATCAACAAAGGCAACTACTCGATGGACACGGATGAGCGCGAGGCCGCGTTCGACAGATACCGTGGCGAGGGTTGGGAAGCTGAATACGCCGATTACCGGCGCAAATGGTCGGAATATGCCCTGAACCAGCAGGTTTCGGATTATCCGTTGCTGGTCGATCTGGAGCTGGCGTCGATCTGCAATCTGCGCTGCCCGATGTGCTATACGATCAGCGACGAGTTCAAGAAGCACGTCAATACGACCCGGATGGACTGGGACCTCTATTGCCGCATCATCGACGAGATCGGTGGCAAGGTTCCGGCAATCCGCCTGTCGCTGCGCGGCGAAGCGACGCTGCACAAGCGCTTTGCCGACTGCGTGCGTTATGCCAAGGACCATGGGATCAAAGAGGTCTCGACTCTCACCCATGGCTTCAAGCTCAACAGGGATTATTTCGCCCAGCTCGTCGATGCCGGCATCGACTGGATCACCGTTTCGATCGACGGCACCGGTGAGACCTATGAGCGGATCCGCAAGCCGATCAAGTTCGAAGCTCTGCTCGACAAGATCAAGGACATAAAGAAATACAAGGAGGAGCGCGGTCTCCACCGTCCTGTCATCAAGGTGCAGGGTATCTGGCCGGCGATCCGGGAAAATCCGGATCTCTATTATGAGACGTTCGCGCCTCATGTGGATCTGGTCGCCTTCAACCCGCTGATCGATTATCTCGGCAACGATTCAGATATTGCCTATCTCGACAACTTCACATGCCCGCAGCAGTACCAACGCCTGGTGATTGGTGCCGACGGATTGGTCATGAAGTGCTCGAACGACGAGGAAAACCGCGAGGTCATCGGCGATGCGAACACCGAGACCGTGCATCAGATCTGGCACGGGGAAAAGATGAACGCCGTGCGCGCTTTGCACAAGGAGCCGCAAGGTTTCCTGAAGAGCGAGGTCTGCCGCAGGTGTTATCTGCCGAGACAGACCAATGACGAGACGGCTGAGATTTGCGGCCGGCAGGTCATTGTGCGGAATTACGTCGACCGTAGTCAGGAAATCGGACAGTAA